In the Methanobacterium petrolearium genome, one interval contains:
- a CDS encoding helix-turn-helix domain-containing protein gives MKRKPTINKDFTSVEELQIRIKKLEQDVKVLNKLYFINDIYHDVSITESCKKLGITRVTGHNWLNQWNEGGFDSLGRKSGSGGQSKLTPEQKEELSEIIIENEIYSSKQVLELIKEKFNVEYSIRQVERILRDLKFGYGKPYTIYSKMPEDAEESLKKNFKE, from the coding sequence ATGAAGAGAAAGCCAACTATAAATAAGGATTTTACAAGTGTTGAAGAGCTTCAAATTAGAATAAAGAAGTTGGAACAGGATGTGAAAGTTTTAAACAAGTTGTATTTCATAAATGATATTTATCATGATGTTTCTATCACAGAATCTTGTAAAAAACTGGGAATTACAAGAGTTACTGGGCATAATTGGTTAAATCAATGGAATGAAGGCGGATTTGATTCTTTAGGCAGAAAATCTGGTAGTGGAGGTCAATCGAAACTTACTCCTGAGCAAAAAGAAGAATTATCTGAAATTATCATTGAAAATGAGATTTATAGCTCTAAACAGGTTTTAGAATTAATAAAAGAAAAATTTAATGTTGAATACAGTATTAGACAAGTGGAAAGAATTTTAAGAGATTTAAAATTTGGATATGGTAAACCTTATACGATATATTCAAAAATGCCAGAAGATGCTGAAGAATCACTTAAAAAAAACTTCAAGGAATAA